DNA from Aureimonas sp. AU20:
GCGCTGATCGTCCTGATCCTGGTGATCCAGTCGCCTGCCATGGGCCGGATCGCCGCCTTCTCCCGCCACCGTCCGCCGCCGCCCTCGGCCAATGCCGCAAAGGCGAAAGGCTCGCTTCCTTCCGTGCGCGAGGTTCCCGGTCGATGAACGCCCGTTTCCTTCCCCTTCTCGTCACCATCATCGTGTTTCTCGCCGCCTTCGCCCTGTCGGCCGCGCAGTATCCGACGATCCTGTCCACCCGCGTCGCGGCCAATCTCCTGACCGACAATGCCTTTCTCGGCATCGTCGCCGTCGGCATGACGTTCGTCATCCTGTCGGGCGGCATCGATCTCTCGGTCGGCTCGGTGATCGCCTTCACCGGCGTCTTCCTCGCCGTCACCATCCAGGCCGGCTGGCATCCCTACGCGATGATCCCCGCCATCCTCCTCATCGCCGCCGTTTTCGGCGCGGCCATGGGCGCGATGATCCACTATCTCCAGACGCCGCCTTTCATCGTGACCCTCGCCGGCATGTTCCTGGCGCGCGGCGGCTGCTACTTGCTGACCACCGAGTCCATTCCCATCAACCACCCCGACTTCGACGCGCTGAAGCAGCTCTACTGGGTCATCCCCTCGGGCGGGCGTCTGTCCTTCGTCGCCATGGTGATGCTGGCCGTCTTCGCGATCGGCATGCTCATCGCCCACAAGACCCGCTTCGGAACTTATGTCTACGCGCTGGGCGGCGACCGAACCTCGGCCGAGCTCATGGGCGTGCCCGTCGGCCGCGTCACCATCGGCATCTATGCGCTCTCCAGCCTGCTGGCCGGCGTCGCGGGCGTCGTCTTCGCCCTCTACACGTCCTCGGGCTACTCGCTCGCGACCGTCGGCGTCGAGCTCGACGCCATCGCCGCCGTGGTGATCGGCGGGACGCTGCTCACCGGCGGCGTCGGCTTCGTCGCCGGCACCCTCGTCGGCGTCCTCATCTCAGGCCTGATCCAGACCTATATCGTCTTCGACGGAACGCTCTCGTCCTGGTGGACCAAGATCGCCATCGGTAT
Protein-coding regions in this window:
- the yjfF gene encoding galactofuranose ABC transporter, permease protein YjfF, producing the protein MNARFLPLLVTIIVFLAAFALSAAQYPTILSTRVAANLLTDNAFLGIVAVGMTFVILSGGIDLSVGSVIAFTGVFLAVTIQAGWHPYAMIPAILLIAAVFGAAMGAMIHYLQTPPFIVTLAGMFLARGGCYLLTTESIPINHPDFDALKQLYWVIPSGGRLSFVAMVMLAVFAIGMLIAHKTRFGTYVYALGGDRTSAELMGVPVGRVTIGIYALSSLLAGVAGVVFALYTSSGYSLATVGVELDAIAAVVIGGTLLTGGVGFVAGTLVGVLISGLIQTYIVFDGTLSSWWTKIAIGILLFAFITLQRVLTRRTSLAAAA